The Halobacteria archaeon AArc-dxtr1 region TCCTCAGTGCGCCCGACGCCGGCGCCGCTCTCGTGCATGTCGACGACGTCGACGACGACTTCTTCGCCGGGTTTGACCGGCTGGGTCTTCAAGTCCTGGATCGGCTGGTTGTAGTGTTGACACCACTCCTTGCCGCCGCGATCGCCGTAGTGTTGACACCCCATTCCGGCGATCCGTTCCGAGAAACTCGGGCAGTCGTCGGCGAGCGGACAGTCTGCCATGGTCGTACTACCGGCGGTGTCGTTAAACCGTTTCCGTCTCGTAGCCACGTCGTACGGGCGGTGGTGTCCAGTAGCGAGCGAGCTACCGCGGTCGCTGTCCCCGAGTCAGGACGCGCCGACGAGACGCCGACGGCGGTCGAGATAGACGACGGCCACCGCCCAGAGCGCGACGAGGAAGGCGTAGACGGCGTCCCCGCCCGGATTCACAGAGCCGACGTAGCGATCAGCTACGAAGAAGGCGGCGACGGCAACACCGATCGGGACGGCGACGTACAGTCGCCAGTTTGGCCGCTGAGCGGCCCCGCGGTGGGCGAGTTCGGACGCGTCACGAAACACCGCAACGGGGACGAAACACGACGCAGTCACCAGTACGGTCAGGAGTACAGCCAGCAAGAACACGTTCCAGCCGGTATCGAAAATCCCGTAGACGCCAGTGGCGAGGACGGAGCCCAGGACGACCGGCGTACCGAGGGCGTAGGCTGCGATGTACGTCCGCCAGGTCGGCCAGCCGATCCGAGACGCCTCCAGCCGGCCGACCAGATCCGGTGCGATCGGGTACTCCCAGGCGCTGCCAAAGATCGCCTTCCCAGTCGCGACGAGTGCGAACGCGAGGTTGAGAAAGAGCGCGACGCTGAAAAGGGCGACTCCGGCGACGAACGCGAGCAACACCGCGATCAGCAGGAGAGAGGTGACGGTCGTCTCCGGGAGAAGCGAATCGAGCAGGACCGCCACGCCGAACGTCGAGAGGAGCGCGACCATCGCGCCGAAATAGCACGCCTGCCAGTTGAGGGCGTTGCGCGCATTTTTCTGAGTAAAGTCGCGGCTTGCGGCCAAATAGACGACCGCCGGAAGGACGAACGCCGTCGCCAGCCCGAGGAGGTGGACGAAGATCCCCGACAGCGTGCGCTCCGTGAGGAGGTCCGGTCCCGGTTCGGTCGTCGATGCGGTCGCGTGCGTGGTGTCGGAGTCAGTTGCCATGGGTGAGATCGTGGATTGGGTTCAGTTACAGTGCATTACTTCGACGCGGCAGTGCCAGATTGCGACCGAAACGGCACCGAGTCTCTCTCGCGAAGCCTGCGCGCAACTCGCTCGGCGGCCAGCAGGACGAAACAGACGACGAAGAGGTTGCCCGCGGCCGCCCAGTAGCCGTTGTCACTCTGGACGATGGGATCCGCAAGGAAGATCGCCGCGGGGATGCCCACGACGAACAACACCAGAGTAAGCTGAAAGCCCGCGAGCACCAGCGTTCTGATGCCGGCCGGATTACGCAGGCGGACGAAATCGGCAAGCGAGAGGCTCTCGAGGGGCGTTTCGTGTTCGAGCGCCGCCTTCCCCTCCGGCGAGAGCGGCCAGTTCGACTCGGGGTGGTTTACGTAGTAGAGGGTGATCGACTCCGGATACGTTTCGGCGGCGACGACGTCGATTTCGCGCAGTTCGGTGAGTCGAAGCCGAACCGTCTCCTTGCTCACGTCGGGGCGGACGCGGGCCCGAATCTGCTCGGCCGAGAACAGCGGGCGCTCGGCGTCGAGCATCGTCTCGACGACGTGGCGCTGGGTCAGTTTCTTCTTGCGGTCGGGATCGAGGCGGGAGTCGATCCACGGCGGGATGGCGGTCATCGGTGTCTCGCGTCGACGGGTTCGGTCATCGGCTTCTCACGCCGTCGGTTGCGGGGTGGAGACCGTAAACCCCCACGTCAATTTGGCGGACGCCAAACGCGAACTGGCTCCCGAACGGGACGAGATCGGCCGGTCTCCAGTGGACGGATCGTCACCTACTTTTTCGCCCCCTGCTAAGCGGGGCTAATGGAACTTCTCGAGCGCCGACGGGCGCTGATCGAGGAGCGACTCGTCGCGGTCGTCGACGACGTCGAGCCCGAGCAACTCAGCGCCGAACTCCGCCACGTCGCCCTCTCGGGCGGGAAGCGAGTGCGACCGTTGGTGACGCTGCTGGCCTGCGAGACCGTCGGCGGTGAGGCCCCAGACGCCGTCGATTTCGGCGTCGGGATCGAACTCGTCCACGCCGCCTCGCTCGTGATCGACGACATCATCGATCGCTCCGATCGCCGCCGGGGAACCCAGAGCGCGTGGGCCGAGTTCGGCCACGGGCCGGCGATCATCGCCAGCGACGGCCTCCTGGGGGAGGCGTTCGCGCTCTTTTCGGCCGATCCGCGGGCCACACAGGTCGTCGCGGAGGCAATGGTCGAACTCGGCGTCGGCGAGGCGACCGAGCTCGCGGCGAAGCCGACAGACGAGGCCGAGTACATGACCTTAGCCCGGCGTAAAACCGGCGCGCTGTTTCGCGCTGCAGCGGAACTCGGCGCGATCGCCGCGGACTCGGATCCGTTCACCGTCGAAGCGCTTGGCGATTACGCCGAGCGGGTCGGCGTCGCCTTCCAGATCCGCGACGACGTCTTAGACGCGACGGCAAGCGCCGAAGATCTCGGGAAACCGGCAGGCCACGACGCGGCCTTAGAGCGCCCCTCACTGGTCCAGGTGACCGATCTGACGCCCGCGGAGGCAAACGAACGCGCCCAAGCACAGGCAGACGAGGCGATCGCCGCCTTAGAGACGATCGAGGTCACCGATCCGGAGGCGAAGGCGTATCTGCTCGAGTTAGCGGAGTTCGTCGTCGAGCGCGAGCGGTGAATCGAGAGCAGTGAGTCGAGAGCAGTGAGTCGAGAGCATGGGTAGACGCGAGTCCCAATCAGCAGAGACACTCGACGCCGGTGATCTCGAACCGCGCGCCGCCGTCGGCTCCGTCTGTGACGTCGATCTGCCAGCCGTGGGCGTCGACGATATCTCGAACGATCCAGAGGCCGAGTCCCGTTCCAGTTTCAGTGGTCGTATGCCCCGGCTCGAAGATGCCGGTGCGCTCACTCGGCGGAATCCCCGGGCCGTCGTCTTCGACGAAAAATCCATCCTCGAGCGATCCAACCGTTATCGTCACGTCGTCGCCGCCGTGTTCGATCGCGTTTCGAATCAGGTTCCCAAACAGCTGTCTCAGTCGGTGTTCGTCGGCGCGAACCGTTTGCGAGGTCTCCGTCGAGAGCGTCGCCGCCGCCGTCTCGATCGTCTCCCAGCTTCGGGAGGCGCAGGCTGCAAGTGAGACCGCTTCCACGTCGTCGATCGTTTTCCCCTGTCTGGCCAGCATGAGGATGTTCTCTATCAGCTCCTGCATCCGCTCGTGTGCCGTCCGGATCGTCTCGAGGTGTTCGGTCGTCACATCGTCCGTGGGTCGGTGTTCGGTAGCCGCATCCGCCGCCAGCAGCTCGACGTGTCCCATTGCCAGGTTCAACGGATTGCGGAGGTCGTGACTCACGACGTTGGCAAAGTCTTCGAGTTCAGCCGTTTTCTGCCTGAGTTTCTCTTCGGTCTCCTTCCGGTCGGTGATGTCGATATAGGTCGCCAAGACTTCGGCGTCGTCGCCTTGCATCGGCGAGGCGTTCAGGAGGAACGTCCGCTGCTCGCCGTCGGCGGTCCGTCGTGTCACCTCCCTGTTCACCGAGTCGTTTCGCTGTAAGCGGCCGTTTATCTCGCGTGCCTGGTCGGCGTCAGTCTCGTCGAGAATTAAGGTATCCAGCGACGAACCGACGACCACCGACTCGGAGAAGCCGAACGTCTCTTCGAATCGACTGTTGACGTGTTTGACGATCGGGTCTGCACCCTCAAACGCGACCAACACGAGCGAAACGGGGACAGCGTCGAGCAAGGCGGCAAAACGGTCGCGCTCGCGCTCGAGTCGGCGTTGGTACGCCCGGAGATCGGTGATCTCCTCGTTGACTGCGACGAAGCGGACGAGCTCCCCGGTCTCGTCTTCGATCGGAGAGATCGTCTGTCTGACGACGTACTGTTGGCCGGTCTTTCGTTGATTGGTGATCTCACCCTCCCACGTCTCGCCGGCGAGGATCGTATCCCAGAGGCGCTCGTAAAAGTGGTCGTCGTGGAGACCAGACTGGAGGATGTTCGCATTGTTTCCGATCGCTTCCTCGGCGGTGTAACCGGTCTGTGACTCGAACGCCGGGTTGACGTACTCGATCGTCCCGGTGGTGTCAGTCCAGTAGATGGCGTGACCAGTACTCTCGACGGCTTGCCGAAACGCCCGGGCCATCGTCGGCTCCGGACGCTCCTTCTCTGGACCCATTGTCCAGAGGTACGCCGGAAGTCTGTTAAATGATTGGGAACCTCCCGCCAACCAGAACCGCAGGCGTCTGCCGTGACGAGGAGGTGATGTGGACGACGCGTGTCACCTACCGGAGCGGTGACCCGAAGTGCGGATCGGCCGGCTTACGCCCGCTCGACGCGCCGCGAGGGCTGGGGGAGCCGAGATTCGGCGATCGCGAAGGTGAGCGTACTCGCGATGCCGAGGACCGTTCCGGCCGTAAGCGCCGTCGCGAGGACGGTCAGCCCAACCTCGCCGATGAAGAAGCCACTGACGGCGTAGAGGACGACCGCAATCGCGACGACGTAAAAGGGCGCGTTCAGGTAGCGCCACTCAAGCGTGCCGGCGATGTACTCATCGGTGATCTGGCCCAGACTTGTGGTGACCGCGGCGGCCGCGATCCACTGGACCGAGCCGTAGACGAGCGCGGCGAGAACGATCGGTGCACCCAACGTGTCCGCGGTCGCCTCCTGAGTCGCCCGAAGCGTGTTGCGGCCGCTGACGCCCGCGAGCACGACGAGGGCGACGGCGACGGCGTACGCAAGCAGCGTCATCCGACCGGCGTACAGCGAGTGACGGATCGACTCTGCGGCGCTGTCGAGTCGGTCACCGAGGGCGAGTCCTCGCGAGATCAGATAGAGGCCGAGCAGCGTCGAGGTCGTCCCGAGGACCAGCCCGGGAAGTTCGAGCAAGGCACCGATCAGCGCAAGCGGGTAGATCAGCAGTAAGATACCGATCGGAATCAGGATGGTCCCCCGCGTCTCGGGGTCGTCGAGAACCTGCTTGATCGTGTAGTACATCGACTCTAAGCCCTGAGCCTGTCGGACGACGACACGACGAACGCCGTCGATCGGTACCCGCGATCGGATAACCGGAATCACCGACTCGTCCTGGGCGCCATCGGTGACGACGAGGGCGGTGACGTCCTCGCCAGTCTGGAGGCTCGCGAGGACGGTGTCGACTTCGTCGCCGACCTCCCGCGTGGCGCCGACGTCGCTGCCGTCGTTTCCGGTGACGACGGCGACCTCGACGCTCTCGTCGCGATCCGTGAGGTCGTCGTAGACGTGCAATCCCTGGAAGATTACGTTCAGGTCCGAATCCTCGGGATCCGCGGTGGCGAGGGCGACGGCGGCCTGCTCGACCGGCTCCCGACCGATGACCGGCGTCGCAAAGCCGGTCTTGCGGCCGAGGTCGTCGTCGAGATCGACACAGAGGACCAGCAGCATCGTGCGACGATTCGTCGGCGCGGTACTTCCATCTTCTGGGGCCGAACGCGGGACGGGCGGCCGGCGGGGTCGCAGGGGTCGGTCGACGACGGCGGCCGGGCGACCGCCACGAGCCCGCCGGGGAGTTTCGCACGGCTTTTGGCCCTCCGGACGGTATCGTCGCTACTGAATGATCTCGAAGGGCTGTGAGCAGTGTGCGAAAGGCGGCAAGATGGTGCTGTTCGTCTACGGCTACTGCGACCAGCGCGACTGCTTTTACTGCCCGCTCGGCGAGACTCGGAAGAACGTCACGGACGTCTACGCCAACGAGCGCCTCGTCGAATCGGACGAGGACGTCATCACGGAGGCAAAGCGAATGGACGCCCTGGGAACCTCCATTACGGGCGGCGAGCCCCAGGAGGCGATGGGCCGGACCTGTCGGTACCTCTCCTTGCTCAAAGAGGAGTTCGGTGAGGATCACCACACGCATCTCTACACCGGCATCACGGGTGGCCGCGAGAACATGCGCCGCCTTTCGGAAGCCGGCTTAGACGAGATTCGCTTCCACCCACCGCTCGAACAGTGGGGCGACCTCCACGGCACCGAGTGGGAGGAGATTCTCTACATCGCCCGCGAGGAAGGCCTCACGCCGGCGTTCGAGATTCCCGGTATCCGCCCCGAAACCGAGTTTCTCGACTTCTTAGACGAGGGCGCCGCCGAGTTCTGTAACATCAACGAGTTCGAGATGTCCCACGGGAACTACCGCCGGATGCAGGAGGCGGGATACGAACTCAAAGAAGACCACATGAGCGCGGTCGACAACGACCGCGACGCGATTCTCGACGTGATGGGAGATCACGAGCGCGTCTACTTCTGTACCTCTGTGTTCAAAGACGCCGCCCAGCACCGCCGCCGACTCAAGCGGATGGCCCGCCAGATCCGCCGGGAGTTCGACGACGTCACCGACGACGGGACGCTCGTCTACGGGAAGACCCGCGCGGCCCCCGAGCGCTTCGAAGCGCTCGGCGTCCCCAAGGAGTTCTACACCGTGAAGTCGAACCACGTCGAGGTCGCCTGGTGGCTCCTAGAGGAGATGATCGAGGATGGCGACGTCGACGACGGGGAAATCGTCGAGCAGTATCCGACTTACGACGGCCAAGTTGTCGAGCGGACGCCGTTGGCGTAGAGAGTGTACCACGAGCGAATGACGTGAGCGAGCGGCTTTTTGGTCGAGGTTTTTTGGAAGCGGTGGGCGAGTGTAACGAGCGAACCCGAGCGAAAAAAGGTCGCGACCGCAGTATCCGACCTACGACGGCCAAGTTGTCGAGCGAACGCCGCTGGCGTGAGCGCGGTTCGGAGCGAGCCGTGAGTCCCGCGAGCGAACGACGTGAGCGAGAGCACCGCAAGTCAGTGGCGGGAACGAGCGAGGCGCGACACCGTCACTCGACTCGTGTCGGATCGACCTCGGGAAGCGTGATCAGGTTCTCGCGGCCGATCCGGAGCTTGTCGATCTCTCCGTCGTCGTCCATCTTCGAGAGGAGTTGGGAGACTTTCGCGTTCGACCAGCCGGTCTCGTCGACGATCGTCGCCTGTTTCATTCGCCCCTCGTTGTGTCGCAAGAGTCGGTGGACGCGCTCTTCGTCGCTCAAGAGTTCGACGTCGACAGCAGTCGCGTCATCGTCAGGCTCGTCAGCCACGTCGTCCTCGGCCTCGGCGCTGACCTCGACTGTGGGCTCTGAGTACGTCGAGACAACCGCGTCGGAGGACGAATCGGACTCGTCTACGGCCGACTCGCCGGCGGCTGCCTCTGGGATGGTGTCTTCTGTCTCTGTGTCGCGGCGCACGCCGAAAACGTACGCGAGGAGAGCCAGGGCGGCGAAGAGTCCGAAGATGCCGAGCATCGTCGTCAGTAAGGAAGCATCGAGCGAGAGAGTCCCGTTTCCACGTACCGGCTCGGCTGTGAGGGTAGCGGTCTCGTCGGCGCCGTCGACCGTGATCGTCTCGGTGAGCTCTTGATCGTCGTGGGTTGCCGAGAGGGTGTACTCGTCGCCCGGTAAGTCCTCGAAAACGACTTCGCCGTTCTCGTCGGTCTCGCCGGTTCGTTCCTCGCCGTCCGGTCCGGTGAGGGTGACATCAATTCCTGTAAGGGGCTCGCCATCTGCAGTCTCGAGGAGCGCCGTGATGGCGTACGTCTCCGGTTCAGGCGGTTCGGCGGTGAGCGTGGCGGTCTCGTCAGCGCCGTCGATCGTGATCATGTCGCTGAGGTCTTGATCGTCGTGGGTCGCCGTCAGGGTGTACTCGCCGTCGGGCAGGTCTTCAAAGGAGACCTCGCCGCTCTCGTCGGTCTCGAAGGTTTGTTCCTCGCCGTCCGGTCCGGTGAGTGTGACGTCGATTCCTGCAAGGGGCTCGCTATCTGCCGTCTCGAGAAGCGCCGTGATGGTGTACGTCTCTGGCTCTGGCGGTTCGGCGGTGAGGGTCGCGGTCTCGTCACCGCCGTCGACCGTGATCGTGTCGCTGAGTTCTTGGTCGTCGTGGGTCGCCGAGAGGGTGTACTCGCCGCCCGGTAAGTCCTCGAAAACGACTTCGCCGTTCTCGTCGGTCTCGCCGGTTCGTTCCTCACCATCGGCGTCGGTGAGCGTGGCGTCGATTCCTGCAAGAGGCTCGCCATCTGCAGTCTCGAGGATCGCCGTGATGGCGTACGTCTCCGGTTCGGGCGGTTCAGCCGTGAGGGTAACACTCTCGTCGGCGCCGTCGATAGTAGCGGCCTCAGAGAGGTCCTGGTCGTCGTGAGTCGCCGAGAGCGTATACTCACCGTCGAGTAGTTCCTCGAAAACGACTTCGCCGTTCTCGTCGGTCTCGCCGGTTCGTTCCTCGCCGTCCGGTCCGGTGAGGGTGACATCAATTCCTGTAAGGGGCTCGCCGTCGGCGTCGGTAACGGTGGCGATGAGGTCGTAGCGGTCCTCGACTGCCTGCTCGAAATACGACCAGCGCAGTTCGTCGGCATCAAACGTCTCGGGGCCGTCCCAGACGAGCGCGCCGTCCTCCGGCAAGATGGGGACGCTATCGGCGTCGTGTCCGTACCCCTCCGGCCGCTCAACGACGAGGCGCTGACCCTCGGAAAGCGAGCCGAACAGGGGTTCTCCGTCAGCGTGCCAGGCGTCGCCGATTTCCATCCCATTCAGAGACGTATCGGCGAAGTTCGTCCACGTGAACGTCTTGGCGATGACACCAACGGTTTCGTTCTCCGGTGATGGCTCAACGTCGGCGGGTTCGATACGAGG contains the following coding sequences:
- a CDS encoding DUF4870 domain-containing protein produces the protein MATDSDTTHATASTTEPGPDLLTERTLSGIFVHLLGLATAFVLPAVVYLAASRDFTQKNARNALNWQACYFGAMVALLSTFGVAVLLDSLLPETTVTSLLLIAVLLAFVAGVALFSVALFLNLAFALVATGKAIFGSAWEYPIAPDLVGRLEASRIGWPTWRTYIAAYALGTPVVLGSVLATGVYGIFDTGWNVFLLAVLLTVLVTASCFVPVAVFRDASELAHRGAAQRPNWRLYVAVPIGVAVAAFFVADRYVGSVNPGGDAVYAFLVALWAVAVVYLDRRRRLVGAS
- a CDS encoding polyprenyl synthetase family protein, yielding MELLERRRALIEERLVAVVDDVEPEQLSAELRHVALSGGKRVRPLVTLLACETVGGEAPDAVDFGVGIELVHAASLVIDDIIDRSDRRRGTQSAWAEFGHGPAIIASDGLLGEAFALFSADPRATQVVAEAMVELGVGEATELAAKPTDEAEYMTLARRKTGALFRAAAELGAIAADSDPFTVEALGDYAERVGVAFQIRDDVLDATASAEDLGKPAGHDAALERPSLVQVTDLTPAEANERAQAQADEAIAALETIEVTDPEAKAYLLELAEFVVERER
- a CDS encoding PAS domain S-box protein; the protein is MGPEKERPEPTMARAFRQAVESTGHAIYWTDTTGTIEYVNPAFESQTGYTAEEAIGNNANILQSGLHDDHFYERLWDTILAGETWEGEITNQRKTGQQYVVRQTISPIEDETGELVRFVAVNEEITDLRAYQRRLERERDRFAALLDAVPVSLVLVAFEGADPIVKHVNSRFEETFGFSESVVVGSSLDTLILDETDADQAREINGRLQRNDSVNREVTRRTADGEQRTFLLNASPMQGDDAEVLATYIDITDRKETEEKLRQKTAELEDFANVVSHDLRNPLNLAMGHVELLAADAATEHRPTDDVTTEHLETIRTAHERMQELIENILMLARQGKTIDDVEAVSLAACASRSWETIETAAATLSTETSQTVRADEHRLRQLFGNLIRNAIEHGGDDVTITVGSLEDGFFVEDDGPGIPPSERTGIFEPGHTTTETGTGLGLWIVRDIVDAHGWQIDVTDGADGGARFEITGVECLC
- a CDS encoding DUF373 family protein encodes the protein MLLVLCVDLDDDLGRKTGFATPVIGREPVEQAAVALATADPEDSDLNVIFQGLHVYDDLTDRDESVEVAVVTGNDGSDVGATREVGDEVDTVLASLQTGEDVTALVVTDGAQDESVIPVIRSRVPIDGVRRVVVRQAQGLESMYYTIKQVLDDPETRGTILIPIGILLLIYPLALIGALLELPGLVLGTTSTLLGLYLISRGLALGDRLDSAAESIRHSLYAGRMTLLAYAVAVALVVLAGVSGRNTLRATQEATADTLGAPIVLAALVYGSVQWIAAAAVTTSLGQITDEYIAGTLEWRYLNAPFYVVAIAVVLYAVSGFFIGEVGLTVLATALTAGTVLGIASTLTFAIAESRLPQPSRRVERA
- a CDS encoding radical SAM protein, producing MISKGCEQCAKGGKMVLFVYGYCDQRDCFYCPLGETRKNVTDVYANERLVESDEDVITEAKRMDALGTSITGGEPQEAMGRTCRYLSLLKEEFGEDHHTHLYTGITGGRENMRRLSEAGLDEIRFHPPLEQWGDLHGTEWEEILYIAREEGLTPAFEIPGIRPETEFLDFLDEGAAEFCNINEFEMSHGNYRRMQEAGYELKEDHMSAVDNDRDAILDVMGDHERVYFCTSVFKDAAQHRRRLKRMARQIRREFDDVTDDGTLVYGKTRAAPERFEALGVPKEFYTVKSNHVEVAWWLLEEMIEDGDVDDGEIVEQYPTYDGQVVERTPLA